Genomic DNA from Cloeon dipterum chromosome 3, ieCloDipt1.1, whole genome shotgun sequence:
acaaccaggctttcaaaaatattaattttgtttcgcaGACAGAGATAAAATGCAGTTCGCTATCATAATAGCTCTCCTCGCAAACCTTTTGGTCACCGGCATGAACGCTGACGACAAACCAAAGAACGTGCTTCTCATAGTTGGTAATACAACGTgaataaactttatttaaaatacatcgCTATTCAATTTTAGCCGATGATGGAGGATTCCAAATGGGCGCATACAACAGCATGTGCATCACGGAAAATTTGGATAAGCTCGCAAAAAAGAGTTTAATATTTGATAACGCTTTTACTGCAGTCAGCAGCTGCTCTCCtaggtattttaaattaattttgtaaataataaaagggcTCCATTCTCTAACAGTCGATCATCGATTTTAACTGGTCAACCAAACCACCAAAATGGAATGTATGGCTTGCACCAAGGTGTGCACCATTTCCAATCCTTTGACGAGATCCAGAGCTTGCCAAAAATACTGACAAAGAAAGGCGTGAGGACAGGTATGAtataatatgcaaaaattatttagcgaCCTGATGtttcgtttaatttctttatgaCTTTCAGGAATAATAGGAAAAAAGCACGTTGGACCAGCAGAAGTTTACCCCTTTGATTTTGCCTATACCGAAGAAAACCATTCAATTTTGCAAGTCGGAagaaatatcacaaaaatcaAGCTCTTGGTGAAGGAGTTTTTGTCCCAGAGCAAAGAGAAGTATGAATTACACACCAAACAACAAAATGCagattaaatattatcttcATTTCCAGGCCGTTCTTCTTGTATGTGGCGTTCCACGATCCTCACCGCTGTGGGCACACGAATCCAGAGTACGGACAATTCTGCGAAAAGTTTGGAAACGGGGAGTCAGGAATGGGAGTGATCCAGGACTGGAATCCGATTTATTACCAACCAGACGAAATAACACCACCTGACTTGCCGTATTTCATTCCGTTCACGCGCGCAGCCCAAGAAGATGTTGCTGCTCAGTTTACAACAATGTCAAGATTAGATCaaggtttcaatttattaactgatttctaataattaatcaaattaaatataacagGAGTTGGACTGATCTTGAAGGAATTGCAGAATGCTGGAGTCGCAGACAGTACGTTAGTGATGTACACTTCAGATAATGGAATCCCCTTCCCAAGTGGGCGCACAAATTTATATGATCCTGGTTTgagagatttaattaaagcaaaaattattttaacatttacaaaaactacAGGACTTGCTGAGCCCCTTTTGATTCATTCTCCTTTCAACAAGAAACGCCAGGGACAGGTGACTTACTCTATGACCTCATTACTGGACGTAACACCAACAATCCTCGACTGGTTTGGAGTAGAAAAACCAGCGAGTTTGACAGGAAGATCACTCCTGCCCCTTTTAATCAAGGGTCAGCAACAATTTTCTCATTAGAATTAATAAGACTGtaacgttttaatttacaatttcagaACCTCAAGACAACAGGCCAATTTTCGCAAGTCACACTCACCACGAGGTCACCATGTATTATCCCATGAGGGCGATTAGGACTAAGCGGTACAAGCTCATACACAACTTGAATTTCATGATGCCGTTCCCAATTGATCAGGATTTTTTCGTGTCCCAAACATTCCAGGTAGGAAAATTGAGATCcattaaagtaattttaaattaatctcatttttaaaaaggacatgCTGAATAGGACGAAAAATAAGGAACCATTAAACTGGTACAAGacactgaaaaaatattactataGACCTGAGTGGGAAATGTTTGACCTGCGCGAGGATCCAGAAGAGACCCTGAATGTGATCAGCAAAAAATCTTACAAGGTTATCACGGAAAACAAATCGTATTCGAGTTAtttcaaatgatatttaattctagaaaatatttgaagactTAAAAACCCAACTGTGGCAATGGCAAAATACAACTGGAGACCCCTGGATTTGCGCACCAGGAGCAGTTTTGGAAAATGCTGGTGGATACAAACACCAGCCAGCTTGTCTCTCCGCTGGATATTTCAAcgatttataataaaatatcacttttaaaattgctctaTCAAGCTTAAGTAAAAAGATTATCACATAAAACTCATTTCTGGAGGAAAAGCTTTTGGGGCCGATCAAGAACTATCTGTTTTGAGAGTGTTTCTGGCGTGTAAACGCACATTAACGAATCCCATCCACAGTCGGCGATTTGGCCTGGGACGTGTAGGTTGAAGTCTAATCCATAGACAAACTCGGTGTGCTGATTGATTGTTTCGATTGGCTCcgcgcaatttttaaaatcccatattctaaaaaaatcatgagcAAGATtcagattgaaataaaaactataaatgGAAGTTCCTACCTTGTGCTGAAATCGTAAGAAACCGCTGCCAAAACTGACGTTTGGTGGGGCGAAAACTGAACTCTTCTAACTGCCATCTGGCACCcctgaaaagataaaaaatttgtagaaacaaatatttaaaaaatgtttttaagtaCTATTTGCTCAAATATGGGTGCGTTAAATTTCCTCAAATCCCATCCTCGAACCAAACCATCAGACGCAGCAGTGACGAGAATCTGCTCTTGGTATTTGCACCAATCGCAGCTCAGGACTTCAGCTTGGTGGGCGCCGATCTTCATTGTCGGACTCTGTGGCACCGCTGCATTCCATATGAACAGACCTCCATCTCCAGAGACTGACGCGAAACTTCTTGGAATGAGTGGGGACCAAACTGCACTGTAGACGATTCCTGAGTGGCCAGCAAACGTAGCCAAAGATTGAGGCCGAGTTGGGTCCCACTGTGAAGCATCAAATTGTTTAGACtatatggaaaaaattggaaactaaaattaaatagcacgTTCTTGTAATGTACAAAGAcctcaggcctcatcagcagtactttacctcaaaaaaaaaaaaaaattcattgactATAAAAGCTGAACAGAAAAAGCACAAACgtatgttaatttattcaacttaaatttattagataGGTAGATAGAatagataattttgtttattttccagaaTTAATCCACGCAGAGCTGAGagctatttgaaaaattaattttcataaacctgaatttgtattttcattttttttctcaaaatgtatcaattattttttcatctttatgTGTACATACCAATTTGATAGTGCAGTCCCAGGAGGCTGTAATGAATTGCTGCTCTAGTCTCGTTTTGTTCCAGTCGACCCCGTAGACTTCTTTGCTGTGCTCTTTATACACCATCAGAGGAAtactctaataatttttttatttgtatttttcaactgtTGAAACggttttaatatatttaaagtaCCTGTCCGGCGTTCCACAGTTGCACAGATCCGTCTCCACTTGCAGATACCAAGATGTTAGGGTCGTTTTCGCTCCAGGCGACATCGTACAAGGCGTCGTCCCACACCAGCTTGTTCAGCAGCTCAATTTGCCCTGTAGACGTGACTGCAACGTTGAAAATCGCACCTTGGCCTGCGTGatgtttaattcaaattattcagAGCTAAACTGCGTGATGAATGAGCATACCAGACAATCCAAAATGCTGGGAGGCTGCACAAACCAACCGGTCGGCGTGGAAAGGCGAAAATTGCAGAGAATAGCCATGGAGATTGGCTGTTTTGAAAACCCTCGTTCCCATCATGCACCTTAGGCCAAAATATTGTGATCAGACTTTAATCTTATCAGTCTTGAGTAAGCTGAAAAGGGAACGTTCCGCTTTAATGTGTAAATTGTATGCACCAAAGGTTTCATGAGCTTGGAAGAAAatgatgattaaaaatttatcatttttgagCAATGAAGCCGGATGGATTTCCCAcgattattttatgaattttattaaagggGCATTTTTTAGCCTTCCatgataaaatttggtttgcagACTCTCCTTGACGAGAGAAATCAggtttttttcatataaaaaaacatcatCTGGAGTTACTTTCAATCACTTCagcatttaacaaaaaaattgaagtgtgAAAAGTAGTATGTTTAGCATTAAAAGATGTAACAttcattctaaaataaaaaaaaaaatatcctgcaTTCCCCTCTATGTGTCAGCAAAAACCCTGACACTATGGTAAACAACTTCCGAGAATTCCCGCAAGTAAAAATGAGCCTTCAATCGATTTGTGTCATCAAGTCTTAATGCCCAAATCATCACTAaaacttgtaaatttaaaaccataacTAAAAACAATgctagattgaaaattttggcttcGGACTGGTGACCGGTGCAATGCAAACTGAACACATTTGTGCATGTCAGAGCGGAACGACCCAGGGTTCCCTTTATAGCGACCTATCAAGAGAGGGCCGgcgataatttaaaataaaatgccgcATTTGAAGGAATTAACCTCAATAACTTTATTCGCAGGCTAATTACAACAAACTCACTGTCAACAACCTACAGTAACGTGCATTATTTACGCGGTTAGTAACTCGGCTATGTCCGGACTACACGCAACATCCACAGGCTTTTCTCCCTCGCTGTCCTTGGCGTCGGGGTCCGCGCCGCCCTCGAGCAGCAGTCGGATGACACTCTCGTGTCCGCAGGAGGCCGCGTAGTGCAGCGCCGTCTGGCCGTCCGCGTCCTTGAAGTCAACGTCGACGCCGAGCTGCAGCAGACATCGAACGACGTCCGCGTTGCCGCGGTCGGCGGCCCAGTGCAGCGACGTCATGCCCATCTCGTCCCACTGGTTCACGTCAGCGCCGCCCTCCGCCAGCTGGCGCACCCGGTCCACACGGCCCTCCTTGGCCCAGTCCAGCAGGCTCTTGTCCACATCCTCAATCTGCTCCTCCGGCTCGGCGAGTGGACAAGACACAGACACCCAGCCGGTGGGCATGTCCCTCGCCTCGTCCTCCCACTCGGGCCCGACCCGCGTCACCACGTCGATGTACCTCAACATGGCCTCCCCGGTGGACAGGTCGCCGAGCGCCTTCCACGCCTCCCACTTCTGCTTGGCCGTCACGTTGAACCACGACGGCTGAGCGGTGTCACATCTGCCAACAGTGGCCTGTTTGTACAGGCCGTAcagctgcagcagcacttTCGAGTCCAGGTTGCCGGCCACCGACTGCACGTACGTGGAGGCCAACTTGAACCTTGCTTCTAATTCTAAATCTACATTACTAGCCATTGCAAATCCAGGGGCTGCGTTATTGGTTCTGCTGCACTGGATTGACTGACAAGTGCTGGCCTTCTAGGTGATGATTCTGCTTGTTGAGGGCGTTCGAGTATGCGTTCTGGTTGCCGAAGGTTACAAAGCCGTAGCCACGGCTCATTCCGGTGTTCTTGTCAAAGACGACGTAGGCAGACGCCACATTGCCGAACTCTGAGAAGTAGGTGCGCAATTCTTGGTGTCCGATCGTCCAGGGCAGGTTGCCAACGAAAACTCTCTGGATAGCGCGAGCGGCCATTTTCACGACTTGGCGATTTCGAGCAGGTGGATGGTGTGATCTTGCATCAACTCGTGCACGTCGATGCCCGACTCAGCTCCTAGAGTGGTCAGCGGAATGTCCTCACACCGCAAACCCCACTTGTTCAGTAAATAATCAATCGACCAGTCTGCGCTCCTCTCTTGATAGGTGCACAGAAATTTGGCGTGCGGGTTTTTCTCGAGCAAAAAGGAAACAGTTACCAAAATGTCCTCGAAGAGGGAAGGCTCGTAGAAGCAGTCAGAGCCAAGGATCAGGTCGACCGGCCCAAGGTTGAACGAGTTGTGCAGGAAGAGGCCCCAGGACAGTCCAATGACACGCACTCGTCCGGTTAGACCGTTTACGTCACAAACTCGCTGACAGTGCTGAAGACTGCGTGGCAAGCTGGCGCAGTCAGACAAGGTGACTTCGGCCCCACACTTAGCGGCGACGATGCCGGGTAGACTAGTGCCTGCGCCGATTTCGAGGACTCGTTTGCCTGGCAGCTCTCGACGGTGTTCCCACAGGAACCAAGCGAGAACCGGTGCAGATGGCCACGTGTAGAAGTTGTAGCTCGCTTGTAGCAGCTGGAAATTGGGCAATCGTTAGGAAATATTATTGGGAAAGAGGTCGCCGGGGTTAAGCGCCATTATCGGGCTTG
This window encodes:
- the Sgsh gene encoding N-sulphoglucosamine sulphohydrolase: MQFAIIIALLANLLVTGMNADDKPKNVLLIVADDGGFQMGAYNSMCITENLDKLAKKSLIFDNAFTAVSSCSPSRSSILTGQPNHQNGMYGLHQGVHHFQSFDEIQSLPKILTKKGVRTGIIGKKHVGPAEVYPFDFAYTEENHSILQVGRNITKIKLLVKEFLSQSKEKPFFLYVAFHDPHRCGHTNPEYGQFCEKFGNGESGMGVIQDWNPIYYQPDEITPPDLPYFIPFTRAAQEDVAAQFTTMSRLDQGVGLILKELQNAGVADSTLVMYTSDNGIPFPSGRTNLYDPGLAEPLLIHSPFNKKRQGQVTYSMTSLLDVTPTILDWFGVEKPASLTGRSLLPLLIKEPQDNRPIFASHTHHEVTMYYPMRAIRTKRYKLIHNLNFMMPFPIDQDFFVSQTFQDMLNRTKNKEPLNWYKTLKKYYYRPEWEMFDLREDPEETLNVISKKSYKKIFEDLKTQLWQWQNTTGDPWICAPGAVLENAGGYKHQPACLSAGYFNDL
- the Pex7 gene encoding peroxisomal targeting signal 2 receptor; translation: MMGTRVFKTANLHGYSLQFSPFHADRLVCAASQHFGLSGQGAIFNVAVTSTGQIELLNKLVWDDALYDVAWSENDPNILVSASGDGSVQLWNAGQSIPLMVYKEHSKEVYGVDWNKTRLEQQFITASWDCTIKLWDPTRPQSLATFAGHSGIVYSAVWSPLIPRSFASVSGDGGLFIWNAAVPQSPTMKIGAHQAEVLSCDWCKYQEQILVTAASDGLVRGWDLRKFNAPIFEQIGCQMAVRRVQFSPHQTSVLAAVSYDFSTRIWDFKNCAEPIETINQHTEFVYGLDFNLHVPGQIADCGWDSLMCVYTPETLSKQIVLDRPQKLFLQK
- the anox gene encoding acyl-CoA-binding domain-containing protein 6, whose translation is MASNVDLELEARFKLASTYVQSVAGNLDSKVLLQLYGLYKQATVGRCDTAQPSWFNVTAKQKWEAWKALGDLSTGEAMLRYIDVVTRVGPEWEDEARDMPTGWVSVSCPLAEPEEQIEDVDKSLLDWAKEGRVDRVRQLAEGGADVNQWDEMGMTSLHWAADRGNADVVRCLLQLGVDVDFKDADGQTALHYAASCGHESVIRLLLEGGADPDAKDSEGEKPVDVACSPDIAELLTA
- the LOC135941310 gene encoding SRA stem-loop-interacting RNA-binding protein, mitochondrial-like, producing the protein MAARAIQRVFVGNLPWTIGHQELRTYFSEFGNVASAYVVFDKNTGMSRGYGFVTFGNQNAYSNALNKQNHHLEGQHLSVNPVQQNQ
- the LOC135941309 gene encoding histone-arginine methyltransferase METTL23, with the protein product MSDGSGEKIKKFVFKTKNPIIDGSTPETLEVIIPELLQASYNFYTWPSAPVLAWFLWEHRRELPGKRVLEIGAGTSLPGIVAAKCGAEVTLSDCASLPRSLQHCQRVCDVNGLTGRVRVIGLSWGLFLHNSFNLGPVDLILGSDCFYEPSLFEDILVTVSFLLEKNPHAKFLCTYQERSADWSIDYLLNKWGLRCEDIPLTTLGAESGIDVHELMQDHTIHLLEIAKS